The DNA sequence TCTTGATCTCACCTCCATATACCGTCTTCCCAGCGTCTCATGTAGCTCCTTTGTGTACGTCGATCAATGCGTTACCCTTTTCCCCTCCCTGACAAACTGACACGCTCCATAGAAGTCACCTCAGCAGGAGTCAAAGTGTCTACCTTCAGTTGTGCCTCAgggtctctctccctccctccttcatgccctattttttttctctctccctccattcTTTTATTCGCTGCCTATTGACAGAGTTACAGCTCACACGCTGACAGATGGGGTATTATGGTTGTCACCTTATCATACCTAACgctgttaatgttttattaagCTTTGTGTCAGTGTGGTCTTATGGGAGGAATAATGTGCAGTTTTTGTGTGTCAGTATGAGTGAAACGTGAGGCTGTTCTTCCTGCCAAGAATCACTGCACCTACCGAACACACCTTCTCCTCTGGCTACCTTTTTTCTCACAGTGTATGATCAGAAAGGCGCGCGGGGAAGAAACTATTTACAAGCTAATGACGACTAATTGAAtgctgattgtgtgtgtgtgtgtgtgtgtgtgtgtgtgtgtgtgtgtgtgtctgtgtgtgtgtgtgtgtgtgtgtgtgagggggctATTGTCAGCTGTTTGAGATAGACCGTCTCCCACATCCACACCACAGCTGGTGACCCCAACCAAGGTCACAcacgacagacacacacaaacacttgggAGACactcgcgcacacacacatacacagagccTGCAGATGTATCATGGTCATACTGCGCTCGAAGGTCGGGTTTCCTCCAGAACAATGTGAGGCCTGTGTGGAGCCTCGCTGGAATTTAGACATGCAGAcatgcacgtgcacacacacacacacacacacacacacacagaaaacgcAGAATTTTTTGGGCAATTCACAACTGTCTTTCCCTGTCTTTTTCCACTTTGGATAtgtatgcagacacacacacacacacacacacacacacacacacacaacctccaTTAGTTTATGAAAAAGACTCTTTCATCCCCAGTAGGTCACATCAAACTAGCTCCAGTAACCAGTAAATCCAAGTCTTATGGTGTGTTCACACCAATTACAAAGCAAATTTCTGCACGGGgcaattacataaaatatgttatatCATCCTGAGTTGAAAGATTTAAACTGGAGCAAGAAATTTGAGGGACGCTGCATTGTGAAAGCCTATCAGCATAAAGATGCTCCTACATTGCATGAATCTGATTGATTTGAACTCcactcagaaaacaagcattttaaaagttgcttGCTTCtcatcttgcagacagacctgacaaagtatgaatttagactttttacacatccgCATCATGGTGTAGTTATTTTGGCATCCTTTTGATCtgtttatttcaattaaatcacagcaaaatcagtttattttgggtCATACCACGGTGGTAGCACCGTAAAACAGCAGTCATCCATATGTAGTTCCTGTAGAAGAGCTGTGTGCACTTCTAGATGATGTTATGACTCCAGACATGATGgcaatttgttttttgacataTCTGGGTCTTCCACAAAAGGTCCTTTTTTtcatatacataaaataataaatactcaAATTGATATTGCGATAAATGGATGGTGTCGTGgcagttttgacaactgcactaagttaatgggtgagctggccaaacaagaCGCACACAATACTCAGTTCTCCAGGTTTTATTAACACATCCGTACTCTAATACACCTCTCAGTCCCGGATGGTTAAAgcaacaaagtcccatacaccaCTCGACATGTAGTTGTTGCACTTTCCAACATTGGCTCTTCAGCAAGAGGCAATGTGGCCCTAACCTTCtgcctatacatcacatcaggacagacccACTCATTTACACGTTCCCCTCTCACATGGTGTTATGgtgttaagttcacagtttgggttcccacaaggccttgcgtgttgaatatcaagtaggtcgccgcctacttcatgatGGAAATCTTCAATATCCACACAACATGCTAAAGTCACTTTCAGGTCTTATAACTTCAACATGTCATCACTGTCGGATTACGTTAGTTACATCCCTGATATCttatttgctgtgttttgtctccACAGGTCGGTGGCTGTGCTGACAGAGTGCATGAGGAACAAGGCGTTGGCCAAGTTTTTCCGCGAGCGCCAGGAATCTCTGAGGCACTCCCTGCCCCTGGGCTCCTACCTGCTCAAGCCAGTGCAGAGGATCCTCAAGTACCACCTACTGCTGCATGTACGTCTGTCTGCCtcgcacaaaaaaaacacacttacgCACAAACAATTACTCTTCACCCACAGAAATGCAAGAACAGACACACCCTTATACGCAGGACACACTAATGTTTTTAGCTTTACCAATACAAATAGATGTGTAGGGTTGAATAACAGCATTTCTGACTCCGCTCCCAGTGATGATCTCCACTGGAGAAGCCAAATGTTTAGACATATGGTGCTCAGTATGTATGTTcctgtgtatgtgcatgcattagagtgcatgcatgagtgtgtttatgtgcagaaaaacacacatgggTGCCTGAAAAGTGCATCCCTGTGCATGTGTATCGATATGTGTTAACTTCCAGTGTGTGTCCCCCGTGCAGGAGATAGCCAACCACATGGAGAAGGACACGGAGACCTATGAGGTTGTGCAGGAAGCCATAGACACCATGCAGAGAGTGGCCTGGCACATCAACGACATGAAGAGGAAACACGAGCACTCCGTTAGGTTGCAGGTacgacaaaaacacaaaatgagaaagatGCAAAAGCTTATTTGCTGTCTGTATGCAAACAGGTGTTGTCCCACTTGCTCAAAACCTCTCCTGATCCAATCTGTGTGACCTCATGCATGATGCATCCTGCACACTCTCCTCGTCTTTCATTATTCCTATAACTAAAACAGATGCGGTAGTTTAGAGCCTTTTTCAAGGAGCCAATTCTTTTATTGTTCTGCAGAACAGTTATGTGAAGTCTAGCTCTGAATCAGCCAAGGCTGTGATCCTCCCCTCGTCTTACGCAAGTCGCTGCGCTTTCCACTGGGCTAATGATGGCCTTGCATAAGGAAGGCACATAAAAGGGAAGCTTGTTTCTTTTATCAGCTGGGAGCCAGAAGGGTCAGATGAATGCAGGAATGTGTGTGGAAGCACTCTGGAGAAAGGATTGGCTTGATAGAAAtattcatcttctttttttttttctgatccaTATGCATTTCTTCTTTTACTTTTCTGTAACCGTTTTGTTGTTACTGTCTTGTGTTTCTCCCTTCATCCAGTACTGTAGCACAACAGaaatcctctatcctccttcacACTATCTTTCAAATCCAATCGCTTTTCAGCGATTAATAtaccattttatttaatattttctcaTGTTGCAGAGCACTTTGTACCAGTTACCATGTAACTTTTATTCAGTAATCTGACCCTGTGATCGTCCCCGCTTACAGGATCAGGACATCTTTATTTAGCAAAAATCACAAGAGTCCCCTCACATTCTGTATTTCTCTGCTTTCTGCAGGAAATCCAGAGCCTGCTGACAAACTGGAAGGGCCCTGATCTGATCGGCTACGGGGAGTTGGTCCTGGAAGGAACATTTCGTCTGCAGCGAGCCAAAAACGAGAGAACTCTCTTCCTGTTCGACAAGCTTCTGCTCATTACCAAGAAGCGAGAAGAAACATACACTTACAAGGCTCACATACTGGTCAGTCATGCTACTCGAAGCGTGACATATcccacaaaatatacaaaaagttTCTGCTCAGGAACAGTATTTCTAACTTCCTGCCTGTATTTTTCTGCAGTGCTGTAACCTGATGCTGGTGGAAGTTATTCCTAAAGAGCCGCTGAGTTTCAGTGTGTTTCACTACAAGAATCCCAAGCTTCAGCACACAGTCCAGGTACAGCAACATTGCATAAGAGAGCCAACATCATAACAAAAAGTAATTACATGTTTCGTTTGAACTGTGCAGCTACCAGCAGCATTGAGCAAGAGCACAATCAGAAAGTGTGAAGATCATCTGCAGGTGTCCAGGCTCACCTCACTGTGTTGCTCAGACATGTCGAGTGTTTAGGGGCTAATGCGGCCCATTGTTGTTACCTAACCACTGTGTTTTGGTGCCGATAATATAAAAGATAATCTGTGTGACGTAAGAAAGCCATGTTCCAAAATGTTTAAGGGTTTATCCCGACCCTCTAAGCTGCCTTTTTAAACCTCATGTCTGATATTATCTTCTCTCTGATGTTTGGCACTCTCCCTTCAGGCCAAGTCGCAGCAAGACAAGCGCATGTGGATCTTACACCTCAAGAGACTCATACTTGAAAACCATCCGGCCAAAATCCCTGCCAAGGTATCAGCAGCCCCCTGACCGATCCCTCTCTGTTAACACAGACTATGAGTAGGACGTATTGTTACTTCCTTTCTCCTTCATCTCCATCTTTCTTTCCGCCCTGCCATTTCTCCTCATTTTTGCTTTCATGTGCTTTGATTTCtcccccttttttattttctttcgaCCACAATTAAGTTTCTGTCTCTTCATCTGCATTTGGACATGTTCAAGTGGAAACTGATGTTTCCCCTCCAGCAGTGAAGGTCACCGAGAAAGTTCACTGTGATTACATAAAGGCGCTGATTGTAAAGTGTCAAACTTGAGCATGATTGTTGAGAGAGGGCTGTAATGTGGCGCCATCTAGTGTAAGAGTTTATTCTAATCTAACTTGTTGAACTCACCctcattttattacttttattctaGGCTAAGCAGGCGATTTTGGAGATGGATGCATCACGTAAGTGccaatttttttatgtattcttaaacaaaacctttttttttttttttttacaatgaatttaaatgttatgtTCTTTTGCAACAGGTTTAGccatatttaatgcattttcatCATCACGTTTTTGAcatcttttctgtcatttctccaGATCATCCTGGGTTTCATTACAGCCCTGATGGAGACAAGAGGGATTCACCTCAAACCAAGGAGGGTCCAACCCCTCGTAGAGGACGCAGGAAAGGTTAGACATTTaaagaaatgtactgtatttaacccgcctgttatgttcgtttctctgGAACATCATGTTTAGTTATCataagtgtcagaaactaaaaaatccagataaacattgtttatatttcattattaactccattttactaaccatttcaatagatatttagtgcaatggtgttctttacctctcatagatcatggttcaatgaggataattcactcgtttttcattaaaaaaatgcatgttaaaacttatttttatgaacattggaaagacctacatataaaatacaatgacaTCGATATGTGAAATAAACCATTTTACttgtatatgttgattacacttattaaacCAACCAGAAGAATTTTCATCccaagaaaaatactttttttttaaactttgaaatggggcaatttgacctgcaacataacaggaaggTAATAGGGCTGAgccaaataatataaaatataatattaagatGAAACAAGTATATGGTATGGTTAATGTACTTTTTAGTGTCATCCAAGTAAAATGGGTTAAGATCTGTACTCCTATTGGATTTAAGCTTAATTTAGAGTCTGTTCTGTAGAAAGGTTACTGGTAAATTATAAATATAGCAAATTTGGATTCCCCTCCATTAATTTCAGGCTTAAAATGTCAACTTCATCTAAGATCACACTGAATATGGATACAAATACAGACCACTTTGTTGGTGTTGGTGATGTAGTCGCTTATCcctagtatttaaaaaaaaaaaaaaaaaattacataaagagTAATCAGTAATTTGTTTGACTTTTCAGAACCTCTATCCAAATTACTGAAGAATGCCAAGCAGAACGCTGCCAACACAGACGGAGAAAAGGTGAGAGAAAACCAGAGATGATGAGCAGTTTTCAATTGAAGAGCATACTTACTCACATTCACGCAGAAGTTGTTTAACTAAACTcttgaaaaaaaaccttcttcctCTCCAGAGAATAAGTCTGGGCGCCACCTTGCTCTCACCAATGTCCCAGCTGGCTTTGGGCACCATCGGTCGCAGTCGCAGCCTCATTAACCAATCGCAGGAGTCCCTGGACCCCGGCGACCACTACGACCACAGCGACAGAGAAGAGGAGCATCATCAACAAGATGCTGATGATGAAGACGACAGTGGACTGGTGAGTTTAAAGCAATCCAACGAGTGATATTCATAGCATATTCACTTGTACAAGTCTACTTTTCATCTCTTGTCCTTCAAACATGTTAATGCTGGAAACTTTGCATTCAGGGAGGCGGAAAGCGGCTGCGAGTCCCTGGCAAAAGCAGCAGGAAGAGGCTGAACCCTCAGGCATCTGTGGACAGTATAGAACAGTGGAAAACCTTCAACATGAGCTCTACAGACCTACAGGTAttactcacaaacacacaggctcCAGGTTCAGTTGACACAGATTAAAATGAACCAGTTCACATTTGAATTTTGAACTAAGTTCCAGGGGAGCTAACCACAGAGGGGGAGCTATTAGAAACAGCATCATTTTGAGACATCCCAGAGACTCACTGGTAGAGCTAAGGCTAAGTCCTTGCCACAGTGGACCCGGGTTTCGAATCCGGCCCGAGGTCCTTTTACCGCACATCTtttcctctgtctcccccttccatTCTCCCTGTCACCGTCtaataaaaaaagcagaaaaattccaaaaaatgaaagaaacagcATAATTTTACAGAAGGGAATCATTATTTGATATGGGAACAGACACAACACTGACATGCCAGGGGCGGTAAAGCTCAGCTGATGTTAAACTCCATGCATGAGCCCCATCAACCCTTTCAAGAGTTGAAAATACTTGTGTTTTGCAAACGGAtgcttttagtttaaaaaaaacaccagtatTGTCAATGAAAGCGTTGTTTTAGCGTGTTTTTGCACAATACTGCAAATACACCATATTAATTAAATCAGTTTCTATCCTGATAGACTGCctcaactagggctgggcgatacgaaccaaaagtcatatcctgatatattttggctgaatatcgatatacaatatatatcccgatatttttattgcaaagtgacaGCAAATGttgagtcaaagtcaaatacaatgtcacaagtagttttattgaaaccgtttattcaagtgaacataaatactgtataacaacaggagtaccttcttttttttttttaatcaaagcttcataaagtccacatttaaatttaaaaaaaatcttaaacaaAAATAGCCTGTGacataaaataggccaatcttttttctgaaataaatatatttatatgaggaaagaataacgaacattacaaaataactaaatatgacaaaccctagtaaaggcagcattcatatataaagaaatacatttttttaactatatcgatatatgcgatatggtctaattctatatcacatttaaaatgtcaatatatcttttatatcggtatatcgcccagccctagcctcAACTATGTGTAAAACAGCAACTTCTGCTTTTTGTTCCCACAGAAAGCCAGAGAAACCCTAGTGAGGGATGGAAGCCGCCACCCGCCGCTTCTCAGGACACCACATGTGATGGAGGAGCCTCCAGAAACCCCCGTTCCCTCTGTGATAGTCACAGAAAGCGACCATTCAGTGAGGAACATCTGGGCGGACCACCGCGCTCGCCGGGCCATGTTCCCCACCCGCCAGCGAACCATGCAGCCCGATGACGAGGACGAGGACATCTACCAGATGTTTGTCCCAACGGAGCCGAGCGGACCGGAACCAGAGGCGCCCTCGGAGAGGTCGGAGGCCACCTCGTCGCCCAAGACGGCTCGGCCCTGCAGCTGGCACGTCGAGCAGGTGCCCACGGTGCAGATTGACCCTCCGGCCGATGGGAGCAGAGTCCTGCGGAGGGCGAGCAGCGCGGGGGAGAAGGCTACGGAGGACCGACAGAGCCCTGATGACGACCACAGCAACTTGGAAGTGATCCACACCGAATCCTCCAGCAATGACATATCTGGATCATCCTCAGCCGAGCAGCTGACGATAGACGATATTGAAAATGTGTATGACAACATCAGCTATGAGGACTTAAAGAGCATGGGCCTCGTCAGAAGAGACCCTGAGGACGGCCAGTCACGGAAAGAAGCCTCTACGGATGGTCCCCAGGGCCAAGCAGCACGGGGATTAAACACTCCAGAGGCTCCTGTGGTCCCAATGATTGAACCGGACACCTCCTCTGAAAGCAACCGCTCCTCCACACAGGAGGGCCCATGTGAGCTCAAGATCGTAGAGGAGAACATCTATGACACCATCTGTTTCAGAGAGCCCCCATCGACAGAGCTTAAAGGAACGAATGAAGGcaacaaactaaaacaagagcGGGACAGTCTGCTGGCCTCTGAGCAAGACCTGACTGAAAGCCTCGGAGGGTTTGTGTCTGAGGAGAGCCTCCACTTTGGAGAGGATGAAACACCAGACATCTCCCATCCCGTCCCGTGTCCCTCTGAGCCGGATTACTCCTCCTCGTCTGCCTCTGAGACGTTCTCTCAGCGCTCGCAGAAAGGGGACAAGATGTCCGAGCAAGTCGATGAGATCTGGAACGATTTAGAAAATTATATCAAGATCAACGAGAAGAAAGCCGATAGACTCCCTGCCGCCTTCCCCGTCAGTGCCAGTGAGTCGCCGAAGAAGGCCCCCTCGGTCAAAACCAGCCCTACAAAGAGCCCCCCTGTAGTTAGTCCTCCAGCAGCCAGCCCTCAAACCTCAAAGAGTCCCCCAACACATCAGCCGAAACCGCCACCCGTCTCCTCCATGCCGTCGTTCACCATCCCCGTCATCAACCTCCCCGACAGTCAGAGTGAAGTCACCGCCGCAGAAGAAAACCACGGCCCTGCTCCAGCGTCACGCCCTCTCCCCGACACCCCAGAGCCGCCCCCAGGCACGGTCAAGAGCATCCGCAACAGACTGGCTCGCCTCAGCAGCGGCAGCTTCCGCCTGGAGGACGACGACCTGGTGGAGCTCCCTCAGCGAAACACCCCTCCCAAGCACATTCCCCTCCCGGACATTCACAGCTTGTTTCCAGGGGAGCTGGCAGGTCTGGACTCACCGCtggcctcctcctctctcctgctggGGGAGTCCGTGGACTTGGATCTGGATAAATCAAAGAACCGGGTGTTCCTGATGGCACGGCAGTACAGCCAGAAGATCAAAAAGGCCAACCAGCTGCTGCGCATGAGGAGCATGGACCCTGGAGACGCTTGTAGTCGGGCCAGAGTGGAGAAGAAGCAGAAAGACTTGGCAGCGATCTTGGAAGAGAAGAAACAAGGAGGCTCTGCCATAGGTAACACAAAACATTTATAGTACAATAGTTGCATGACCTTTTTGAACGCCAGAACTTTCCGCAGCTACAAGGGAAAGTTCTGGATATAAATTAAGTTCTGTGCATATTTTACCCTCCAAAGAATAGCTGCTTGGGAGGAGTACTTTCTAAAAGTGCAGGAACTTTTGGGGTGGTGTTTGCAGGGATGACTGCAACTTCAGCTTCATTCTTTAATAAGGAAGTATGCAAGTATTAATTTAGGACCATCTCAGGAGGAGGGAAGAACATTTCTCTTTGTTTGATAACAATAAAAGTAATGTAAGACTTTGTTGTTGGCCTCAcaactcatttttttaaaaagacagagagaaaaagagagggagagagagacacccTGACGGTGCTGTAAGAAAGCCTGGGaaatagaaagagagaaattatTAAACGTTATTTTGTGATTGTTTCATGGCTGTTCTGTTGTGAAGCGCAAATAAATCACCATCAAACACTC is a window from the Centropristis striata isolate RG_2023a ecotype Rhode Island chromosome 18, C.striata_1.0, whole genome shotgun sequence genome containing:
- the LOC131991585 gene encoding pleckstrin homology domain-containing family G member 1; protein product: MKNDLSPAAVAAARRRVAHMLSAKTSSRKQNDYSYLPDALPPLPEVPDSGSVLSSVDIPARCLRNPAFRHTSLRYCSALSMDSSPDSAERPISYSSTSSSASSRDSHCSLGSRSTLVPAPHCNPVMSDRDSGAIQLELVPARQLGCRAEEDRNDGGMDTGRGQGRQGSEQTLTEHSEPEVSPDGGERTGQVQGPRTYVDRVVQEIMDTERTYVQDLRSIVEDYLESISNQSRLALSSEDKGSLFGNIRDIYHFNRDLLHDLEKCNADPVAIAECFVSKSEEFHIYTQYCTNYPRSVAVLTECMRNKALAKFFRERQESLRHSLPLGSYLLKPVQRILKYHLLLHEIANHMEKDTETYEVVQEAIDTMQRVAWHINDMKRKHEHSVRLQEIQSLLTNWKGPDLIGYGELVLEGTFRLQRAKNERTLFLFDKLLLITKKREETYTYKAHILCCNLMLVEVIPKEPLSFSVFHYKNPKLQHTVQAKSQQDKRMWILHLKRLILENHPAKIPAKAKQAILEMDASHHPGFHYSPDGDKRDSPQTKEGPTPRRGRRKEPLSKLLKNAKQNAANTDGEKRISLGATLLSPMSQLALGTIGRSRSLINQSQESLDPGDHYDHSDREEEHHQQDADDEDDSGLGGGKRLRVPGKSSRKRLNPQASVDSIEQWKTFNMSSTDLQKARETLVRDGSRHPPLLRTPHVMEEPPETPVPSVIVTESDHSVRNIWADHRARRAMFPTRQRTMQPDDEDEDIYQMFVPTEPSGPEPEAPSERSEATSSPKTARPCSWHVEQVPTVQIDPPADGSRVLRRASSAGEKATEDRQSPDDDHSNLEVIHTESSSNDISGSSSAEQLTIDDIENVYDNISYEDLKSMGLVRRDPEDGQSRKEASTDGPQGQAARGLNTPEAPVVPMIEPDTSSESNRSSTQEGPCELKIVEENIYDTICFREPPSTELKGTNEGNKLKQERDSLLASEQDLTESLGGFVSEESLHFGEDETPDISHPVPCPSEPDYSSSSASETFSQRSQKGDKMSEQVDEIWNDLENYIKINEKKADRLPAAFPVSASESPKKAPSVKTSPTKSPPVVSPPAASPQTSKSPPTHQPKPPPVSSMPSFTIPVINLPDSQSEVTAAEENHGPAPASRPLPDTPEPPPGTVKSIRNRLARLSSGSFRLEDDDLVELPQRNTPPKHIPLPDIHSLFPGELAGLDSPLASSSLLLGESVDLDLDKSKNRVFLMARQYSQKIKKANQLLRMRSMDPGDACSRARVEKKQKDLAAILEEKKQGGSAIGARIAEYSQLYDQVMFKDPPGPAGPHHSHPGLPSSPSMPETSLEEDWLHSTYSNGELASFISSSSELDDARASSTPQRRLTSACSIPSLKTSSPSPASPPTQRWSSCMSAPSEKEEHVYSSIKRNPSFNAPSSSKTSQSGHCQSLGSLGGQEKNQSGLKCNGPTERLHGPSLGRVGRQSSLPERSTQGHSDLTLHDGQQVVVLNRASALSILNATQNYLANFKDDGEDDDDYVEIRSEDECEQEQDRLARRNGSTAVLSSQSRGLLHSQSLPCTPVHSCDPLRALDREQLEKYLWSEPQQSQPKIVQSLREKFQCLSSSSFA